Within Takifugu rubripes chromosome 20, fTakRub1.2, whole genome shotgun sequence, the genomic segment GGGTGGAAGCTTCTTGTATCCTGGACCTCAGGGACAGAGCGGGTGTCTGAGACCCTGATGTTAAATTCTGTGTCTTCAGTGTGTAGATGAGGACAGCAGGGTGATGAGACGTCTGTGGTGTCTCCAGATTgagctccttctcctcttctcttgtCTTCAGCATTTAGGTCCACCCTGCTTTCTGGATCTCCTGGATCTAGATCTTGCTGTTTCTGCTCGTTCAGCTCTGGCTTGTCGTGCCCCTGCAGGACTTGGACGCCCTGATGGAGACCTGGAAGGGCTTTGGTGGGGGTTAGTGGCGACTGTAAACGTTTCGTTTTGATCTCAACTATTTCTTCAGTGCTGATCTTCAGCCCTCGAGACCGTCGCAGGTTCTCTTCACGTTCTTGACTTAACCGTATCTCCCTTTCAATCGGCGTCTCATATTTGGCTGTTAAACCGCCGGCGCCCGCTCTCCCCGTGCTGGAGGAGTCGCCTTCGGCCTCCATGGAAAGCCCCTTCAGACCAGAGTCCGGTCCATCCACCACATTGCTCTGCTGGCATCGAGGTTCTTCAGCCTGGGCCGAGTTCTCCTGGTTCTCCTTTGGCTGAGGCGGTGGAGACACGTATGTTGTACAGAAGCTGACAGGGCTCAGGAGGGAGGTTTTCCGGTCCTGCTCGAACTTCAGGAACTGTTGCCGGGCGGCGGTAAAACTGATGGACTCCCTGTCGATGGTGCTGGGTTCAGCAGGACTGAGCTGTTGGGTTCTGGAGGTGACACCAGAACCTTCGAGCGGCCTCAAGCTTCTTTTGGGTGCTTGGTTGCGGATGATCTCTTTCCTCAGATGTTTGTCCTCTTCTTCTTGAAGCGCTTCGACACCAGCGTAGCGATCCACTCGGTACTGAGAGTCTCCATTGCTCTCTGAGAAGAGACTCTGAGGCTTTCTGTAGTTGGCATAGGTCTGTAGTTTGAATCCCTTCTCCATCTTTAGAGTGGCCAACTGAGCGTGGCGCTGTGGTGACACCATCCAGGCTTCGTTAAGCTCTGCCTCAGGGCTCGTTGGATCTTCTACAAAGGAGTAGAAGCCACATTGGGaaccggagctgctgctgctggggctgctgggGTTGCTGGGGGGGCACTCCTCGCTGGTATTTACTGCATCTTGATAAACTGTGATGTGCCGGGCCTGAAACACCACCTCTGGTGAGCTGGGGTCCTGTTGTGAGGAAGCCACCTCTGaggatccacctgcagagaagCCCAGATGGTCCAGACTGGAGTCGGGACCAGTGGAAAGGGTGCGCAGGTCTGAGGGCTGCAGCACCGGAGACAGAGGTTTCAACACCCACCTCCTCGGGGGGGTGTCCATGACGGCAGAGGGTGCCgacctgctgaggaggaggagagttggTGACGGGTTTAAGAGGTCAACATGACTCCGCTCTCGCAGCAGAACCTACTAACTGAGCAATCAAAGGGCAGTTAAGGTCAGTTAGATGCCAGGAACCAATCAGTGCGGAGCACCTGAGGCCCAAAGGTCCGTTTCCCGGAGTTTATGGCGCCTGTCTTGCTTTACTGACTCGTCTCAACCAAAGTCCCAAACTATTTTATTaggttttatttgtttgtggCATCCTTATTTACCAATGTGAAGGAGATGGAGTGAGTTTCACCTCCACCAGCCTTCAAAGATATTTCATTCTTTCACCcgttgtgacctttgaccccaagGTCACCATTTTCTCCAGAATCGATCATTGTGTTAGTTTCATTTTTGTGCGTTTTTCAGTATTAGTTGCATTTCAGGTTGGGTCTTTCAAGAGCGTTTTTAAGGCTAATTATTTTCACCCATCTGCTGGCTGGAATCCCGACCCGGTATCTGTGCGTTGCtgataagccccgcccaccactGTCAAAAGATAACACTGTTTACCACACGGGCAGCACAGTCAGACGGGCTTCACAAATGAAGTTAACATTGAAATGGCTCCCAGCCGTCGGCAGCTCAGCTCATTTGAACATGTTTATTCTGAAATCAGGCAACTTTCATTAATGTTCAACTCTTCTGACCAACCTAACAGACCATAATTCTGTCAATATAACGGAAACGATCTCACAGAAGTCGTGTTTGCTCATGTTGTTGATCTAAATACTGACTGAAGCTCTATAAATGAAAGGTTGGACTCACCTCAGGTCTGTTCCTGGACCGCAGCAACACCGCTGCTCACACGACAGACTGACGGACGCTCTGACAAAGTTCAACCACTTTTAGGCTCCGCCCACGCGCTGCTGCGGAGACCTTTGAATCAGGAACTTTATCCTCCTGATCTAACAGGTCCTCAGGCTCCATCGTGACAGTTGGCCCCAGTAGGCCAGTCTACTGCTGGTCTCACGGCCATTACCAGTAGCACGGCGGTCgagaaacaacaaacacaaacgaGCATTTGATTTCATATCAGTGGTGATAATCGTCTTTCTAATGTGAAAAACTCCAGACCAGCTCAGCAtcggttaccatgacaacccgGCATCCTCACTGCGTCCACCCGTGTCTGAGACTCCCTTGACTCTTTCTTCTTTAGCTGATTGACAGGAACCAGACAGAaagtgcaaacaggaagtggcacacacagcaacaaacacacaaacaaacacacaaacaagcagagAGACAAAcgcacagactcacacacacttgaataGTTTTTTATTGGAGGAACCTCGTGAAAACTGATCATTTGATTTTCTGTCGTTCCGTATTTTGTTGGTCGTCTCTGAATGAAGCTGCATATAGATTCTGTACATTAATGTGGGACCTTCTGAAGGATGTTTGACGCGGAGCTGAAGGAACATCAGTCGACCCCTGATCCCCCGTGTCAGGAGGTCGGGTCCCCgtgtggctaatgctaatgctaacgtgaGGAAAGAGCCAAAAGGCCTCCTGAGGTAACAGAGGAGAAAGAATTTAAACTTAAACCGGCTGACTGCTGCGGCAGCTTTGCTCTTGTGGAAGTGCGAGGACCTCGTTTATTTCTAATCAACCTctttaaaacatgtttaaaacAAACGGTGGGTGTAAATACAGCAATAGAATCTGGTGAAAACAGGATTAAACTGGCCAAACATTGGTCCGGGCAGAGGCGGAGCTGAAGGCATTGCGTGGTTAGAGCTCtttagcgccccctgcaggatcacatgatgctgcagcagatgcaCAACCgcttctccttcttcagctccgTTGCTCCTGCTCGCGGCTGCTCTGGTTCCGGAGCGGCCTCGGCTGGCGGCTCCGCCTCCACAGGTTTGGGAGGACGTGGCAGCGCCGGAGGGAGCAGAGAGatctcctccttcccttcatCCGAAGGCGTCGTGGCATCATTGATGAGCACCAGCTCAGCCTTCACCATCTCCTGCAGCCCCAGGACCTTCTTggtctcatcttcatcctccacaTTCTGGTATCCCATGAACACCATGGTGACAGGATTCTCGTCGCTGGCCTCTgctgcactcagctgcaggtcCACGCTGGTCTCCAGCCTGGTGGCCTCCACTGGAACTGGTGGCATCAGCTGAGGAGCTGCCTCTTCCTGAACCTCCACGGttggaggagaggcagccatggaGCTGGTGGGGGACATCATGAAGGCCTCGTCAGCTTTGTGGATGAGCTGCTCGACctcagaggagctgagaggctGGACGCCATCTTCACCGTTCATCTCATGAACCACTGAcaggagcagaagagcaggtgGAACCGCGACATTTCAGCTACTCGACTCGTGCGTTTACGAACGAGAATAATTaaagtttcacacacacacacacacacacacacacacacaccacacacacacacacacgttaaacTGACGTCACCTTTCCGTTCATCCTCATAGACTACGACCCCCTGGTGGGAGAGGTCAACAGGAAGTATGGTGTTTGTGGACAGAACCCTCGTTTCCCCGGTAACTCTGTCCCGTTCCACTGTGATCTCCACCGAGTACATCGCTGCAGGAGGGAAGAGTCACAACCCAGGTCAGCAACAGTGGGGGGagcagacggagggacggagggacggggggacaAACGGAGGGACGGACGaacggagggacggacggagggacagagggacggacagagggacggacgAACGGAGGGACGGACAGAGGAACGGggggacggacggagggacggggggacggacggacggacggacgaacggagggacggacggagggagggacggacagagggacggggggacggacggagggagggagggacggggggatggatggacagagggacggagggacggacacCAGTACTGAGTTTTGGGAACCAATGAGAAAAAACTGGAATTTGTCCCGAGGGATGGAACACTCCTGTAACCTAGCAACACTGGGTCACTGGACATGAAAAAGAGGCCGTAGAGTTAATTAGATTTTTTGAGTTCATGACCACAGAAGACGGGAACATGGTGGAATCAATGAAAAATGctccaacaacagcagccaatcagaacccAGTCTGGACCCGTGAGGCAGAACATGGAGGACCGGGCAGAACACCTGTGGACTGTCCCTCACCTCgtttcagctgctccacctcgTTGGGCGTTTTCATCATGAGACTTTTGTTAACGTTGACCTCTGCAAAGCCtcatgggaaaaaaatgtagaGACGCATTAAGCACGACATCATCCAAAATGTGCACCTTCTTCCAAATGTACGTGTGCTGTAATTAGACTGGATTAACAATCTAAACTAGTCATAAATAGGGCTTAAACCACCAAGTATAAACCTCTATATCAAAATACACGACAAAATAATACAGGGACATTGTGCTTCAAATACATtctgacatttgtgtttaattgTCTTACAGCGGTTGAGGACACCCTCTTCTCTACCTGAGGACACTCTTgtgtctacctgaggacaccctcatgtctacctgaggacactcttgtgtctacctgaggacacccccgtgtctacctgaggacaccctcatgtctacctgaggacactcttgtgtctacctgaggacacccccgtgtctacctgaggacaccctcatgtctacctgaggacaccctcgtgtctacctgaggacacccTCTTCTCTACCTGAGGACACTCTTCTGTCTACCTGAGGACACTCTTgtgtctacctgaggacaccctcatgtctacctgaggacactcttgtgtctacctgaggacaccctcatgtctacctgaggacaccctcgtgtctacctgaggacacccTCTTCTCTACCTGAGGACACTCTTCTGTCTACCTGAGGACACTCTTGTGTCTACCTGAGGAAACCCTGgtgtctacctgaggacaccctcatgtctacctgaggacaccctcgtgtctacctgaggacaccctcgtgtctacctgaggacacccTCATGTCTACCTGAGGACACTCTTGTGTCTACCTGAGGAAACCCTGgtgtctacctgaggacaccctcatgtctacctgaggacacccTCGTGTCTATCTGAGGAAACCCTGgtgtctacctgaggacacccTCATGTCTACCTGAGGAAACCCTGgtgtctacctgaggacaccctcatgtctacctgaggacacccTCGTGTCTATCTGAGGACACCCTCGTGTCTATCTGAGGAAACCCTGgtgtctacctgaggacacccTCTTCTCTACCTGAGGACACTCTTGTGTCTACCTGAGGAAACCCTGgtgtctacctgaggacaccctcgtgtctacctgaggacacTCTCGTGTCTACCTGAGGACAGGAGGGAAAGCAGTTTGCTGAAGGGGTGCGAGGTGTCCCTGGACCTCCAGCGCTGCCCCAGAACCTTCCCAGAACCTTCCTGTCTGCTGGGCAGCAAagcttcttctccaggttcAGGATCGGACTGTGACACCAGTCGGGGAAGGGTGACTCTCTTGTGAGGGTCATGAGGGCGAAGAGCAGGTAACGTTTGTCAATGGGTGGTAAAAACTGAACTAAGCTCCACCAACAGCAGGGGGACCATGGACAGGTGGACACCGGTGGATAAGGTGTCCTCAACGGAGCGGCTCGGTAAGGGAACCGGAGCGGGTCGAGTCTAACTGTGAGGACCAGTGAGGTCAAAGGCTGATAGAACATCTCCAAAAAGACGCTAAACGTCTCCTCTATGTGCTTGTATGATGTCATGTGATGACGCTCGAACTCACCAGGTAACAGAGgtgtaatctgattacaaaTGGAGACGCACCTGGAATCGGAGCGTCATCCTCGAAGTCatcacgacctttgacctctacgGCTGATCACACAGACAAACGGTGAAGCAACAACATCAAATCAAACAGAGAACAAGTTGTTTACCTGGAAGCGTCCCTGAAGACACCTGCAGGGACAAAAAGACAGGCAGGGACTGAGCCAACAgcaagcaggtgtgtgtgtgtgtgtgtgtgtgtgtgtgtggtggggcgACATACTCCTCCAGCTTCCAGATGGAGCAACTCATTCTCTAGTCTGCaatgcgaacacacacacacacacacacacacgtattaaCCAACAGTGATGTGAGTGAGTTTTTACTCTCCAGGCTCTTAATCTGACCTGGTAATGGTCTCTTCCAGACTCCTGGTCCtggcctggtcctggtcctggtccagggcCCCAGAAGAGGCCGCCCCATCCAGCAGCCACTGCTCCCTCACAGCCTTCATCTGCACAGACACCAGGAACGGCTGTTGAGGGAGGGTGATACTGGAGCTTTGTTGCCCCCAGGATGCTTAAAAACCACACTTGTTTCTGCCCATCACAGCGCTGACCTGAGATcagctgacctttgaacccGGGCGGGCGGCCCACGAATCTCTCACCTTCATGTGCTGCAGCGCTCGCCTGTCATCCTCCAGCTGGCGTCTCTTGTTCTCCAGCTCACTCTGccacttcctcttttcctggagcatcatgggaaatgtgAATGAAACACTCGGAAAGAGCTGAAGGTTGGTTATTACCGTAGTAATAACAGTGACAGTGGTGCAGGGGTGAAACTCACAGAGAGCAGATGCAGCCGGTCCTGTGGACAGACAGTCTCACCCACCctggcggacagacagacagacagacagagggggggggggggggacgtgctTCTGTCAGGACTGATCGATAGTAAAGAGTGAAAAGACGGGTGTGTAACCGAGTGGGTTCCGTAGGTAAAATGGTCGCTAGTGAACAGAAAACAAGGATCAGCACTCTATCAATGGTCAGGTTTAATGGATTGGTTGGACCACGCCTCACACACAGACGGGATaggctccacccccccccccccacacacacacacacacacacacacgacagcCAGGAGATGGACGGACGAGGTTGGAATCTGCAGATCTGATTTCCTAATTTTGTTCCTCCTCCCCAAAGTGCACCACAGATTTTACTGCAGGTTTATTGATCCATGTTTCATCCGTGTCCTCGTCACACACTCGTAAGGATGTGTGTGCCTCCGCCCCGTATAGTAGTGCAGGGAGTCCTTCCTCCGCCCACATTTACAGTTAACCAGTGACGTGCCGGCGGTGCAGCGTGTTCCACGGCACGGACACAGGCGTGACTCGGCAGTCTCACAAGGACACATGACGTGCATGTGCAGTCAAAGTGCACGTTACATCGTTAATGTAAAGACTAACAAAGAGGGACAAGGAAGAAAGTGGAAATGATACTCACTGCATGATCAGACCTCCACTGCAACACACACCTACTGGACATCAGACAGAAATGAGCCCTGCCCACccaggaggggtggaggggggaggggaggagggcgagagaggggggagatggaaGAGAGGGATGAAAGGGAGAGATGGAAGTGAGTGGGAGAAAGGAGGGTGAAAGGGGGTGGAgtgaaagggggagagagagatggatggaaggCAGAGATGcatgtgaggagggggagaggggggagatggaagaggggggagagagggggggtggaagAGAGGGATGAAAGGGAGAGATGGAAGTGAGTGGGAGAAAGGAGGGTGAAAAGGGGTGGAgtgaaagggggagagagagatggatggaaggCAGAGATGCATGTgaggagggcgagagaggggggagatggaagagaggggggagagaaaggaggatggaagagaggggggagatggaagagagggggagagaaaggcgGATGGAAGTGAGACATGGAGGGGTGGAACTGAGGGAGGTGAATGTGAGAAAGATGAaagaacagaaaacacagatgaaagtcagagaaaagggagaaaaggagTGAAAGATCAGATAGTGAGAatgagatgagtgtgtgtgtgtgtgacgttaACTGAGGCTGCGcagtgctgccccctgttggaGGAAACTAGACCAAACATTCATGAACGTCACAAACGTAATCcagagcttttattttgaaacaatTACTAAAGTTAGTGTTTAAGAACAGACTTTCTGTGAATGTGCCTGTAAATGCACTAAGGTATCGAATCTTTGGAACTTTTCCTGCAGTTTCACAAACATCAACGAAATAAAAGCCAATATTTGAGGAAGACCAAGGCAAAGGAGGCCTGTGAGACGGCTCGTCTGTCGCCAGCACCTCAGCGTGAACATTTACGCCGTCAAACACGACTAAAGGctcaatataaataaagttcattCACCGTATGGAACGCGTACCAAAGGCGATTATTCAAGGCTTCACAATATCACATTCCTTCACGTCTCAGTCAACGCAACAGTTTTCACACAGATTTGGCAAAATATGAAAGTCATCCTCTACTGGTCCAGCTGAGGCTCATGGGTAATGTAGTGCAGGAGGGAGTGCTATGACCTGACATCTGAAGGGAACTCTGCTGGGGACCAGGATGGATGCAGCAACATCTACAATGCTGATTATTTTTGGACCGATTGAAACGACCTTCGGGTCAATAAAAACATGGACATAACGTGGCACAGTGAGAAGACCTGGTCCGTGAGACAGGAAGTAGGACCCTGTGGCAGGTGGGAACGGAAGTCACACGGAAAATGAGACCCATCAACATTCCGCACGGGTAGAAGGCAGCGAGCTGCCACGGCTCACGGGCAAAATTCCACCGAGGCGGCGCCGTTCAGAATTCAACCTTGCAGGCGGGGAAGGTCTCCTCCTGCATGGCGACGGTGCTGTTGCTGCCCAGCACAGTGATCAGCAACTCCTTCAAACGGCTGTGGGCGTCTTGGTACCAGTCGTGCATGGGCAGCGAATCGAACGTTGGTATGAGAGTCACCTGCAGAAGGTCCAGCaacaccagccaatcagaaaacAGGCGCTCAGAAGCATCGTTCATCTTGATCTCACCGACCTGAACCTCCGGCCAACTGGACTTCCCTTCCAGGAGAGCGTCCAGGATGCTCCTCATGGCCACGGGCTTCACGTCATCGTCTCCACTGATGATGTAATGGAGTGAGCGGAGACATCTGAAGAACTCTGCATccacagtggcagcagcacggCCGGACGGCAGGTAGGCGAGGTCCACATGGATCACAGAACCCCCCGGATCCGTCAGCCTGGAAGCTATGAAACGGTCCAAAAGCATTAGAGCAAGAGCAGATGTCGGGAGTTGCACCGAGCCTCGGGACTCTGCAGGCCTACCTGAGGATGAAGCTCTGGCAGCTGTCCTGGCTGCTGCCGGCGTGCTGAAGCTGGAGGACCCCGTGGGGCCGCCTGCTCTGCTCTTCCCATTGTGGAAGGTGGCGCCGGATAAGTTCAGCTTCGGGGCCGAGCCTGTTGGTCTTTTGTTCTTGGCCGCCGCCGACTTGATGTTCCTGTTCACGCCCTCCGACTCGGTGTCAGCCATGCAAGCTCCAGGCTGAGAAGGTAAAGGGGGGAGATCCTTGATGGGGGCTGGCGGTGGGTCAAAGGCCAGCTGGACGCCGGCGTGGGAGTAAGACGGGAGCGGGTGGCGAGAGGGCGAAAGGCTGTCGGAGTCATCAGAGTCCATATCCTCCGTGCTCAGGAGAAGGTCAGAGTCTGGCCGGGGCTGCTGAGGAGGCGCTGCTGGACGGTCGCCTTCAGAGGAGGGCGTGGAAGAGGGATCCTCGGGACACTGAAGGCTCTCGGGGGTCCTGGGGTGCTGGAACTCACAGGGGGACACCAGACAAAGATCCACGTCGTGGGCAGCAGCTGACTCGAGGTGCGACAGCTCAGCCACCCCGTTCGCTTTAGGGTGGGACCCGAGCGGCGAGGCGGGCCCAGAGACATGTCCATTCGAGGTGGACGCGTGTCCCCCCACTGCTGCCGAGTCGCCAGATTCCCCACCTTCTGTTAAATGTGCCGCACCATCAACCTTCTCTGAACTCTCTCTGGTCGAGCCCCCGTTGCTCTTTGGGCCATTggcagaaggttctgtggtcTCACAGGACGGGTCAGGCTCCAGTCTTCCAGTTTGGGGGGGTAACCGCTTCAGGAGAGGGGCCTCCTTCTGATTCTTTGATCCGGCAGGAGCTTTCTTGGGAAGGTTCACGTCTCTCTTCAGGCTTGCAGACTTCCCCAGAGCCTTTCGGACCTCGGTACTGGCCGTGGCCACACCTGAGGCCTTCTTCAGGTCCTTCGTCCCTGCTTTGGTACTTTTGCTGCCGTCTGCTTTCACATCCTTCTTACCGTCTCTTCTGGGTTCTGGTTTGGTATCCTTCTTCAGTTTGGcagcaggagcttctttctttgCTGCTTCTTGTGTTTTGTCTCCACCCTCTGCGACACTCGTCTTTTCCTCCTTTACTTCTTTTAGGAACTCCTTCTTTGGGGCAGTTTTTCTGACAGGTTTGATTAATTTGGATTTGAGGTCAGCGTCCTTTATTCTGGGCTTGTCGCCTCCATCCTTCTTTTCTTTGGGTGCAGCCTCACTCGTTCCTTTGGGCTTCAGTTTCACGTCCTTTTTCTTTAGATCCGCAGGTCCAAGCTCATCTTTCCTGGAGGAACCACCTGCTCTGATGTCTTTGCCCTTCATCTGAATACTTTCGCTGCTCtctgtttttttaaccttctCATTCTTGGGTTTTTCCAGGTCCTTCAGACACACGACCGGATGTTTCAGAAAACCCAGGTTGTTGATTTTCCGGAGTCCCTCCAGGATTTTGGCCTGCGGTGTGCATCCTGGAAAAAGGACACGGATGATCTTCTCCTGGGGGCTGAAAGGGTGCCAGACCAGCAAGGCACAGATGGAAACAAGGCACGGAAGTGGTGGGTCTGCGACCGGGCCGCTGGTGTTCGGCCACATCTCCATTAAAGTCTCAAGATCTTTGCTCCCACTCAGAGGGTTGAGGACATACAGCTCCAGACGGCCAACTCCCATCTTTTGAAACAAGATCATTGGTTCTATGCCAGCCCCTGCACGTGCACTGAGGGTTTGTGCTTGGATCTCTAGTCTTTGTAAGTGCTGCAGAGTGAGTGCTAATTCATCACAGCTCCGCAGCAGGCTGGGGTTCTCCTTCGGGAACCCGAGTCTGTCCGGAGCGTTGAGGAAAACCACCCCGATCTCAGGCGAGATCAGGTTTCTCATCTGGGCTTCTTCAGCGTGCGACTCAACAGAGAGCTCCTGCTCGACGGTCTTCCTCAGCAGCAGGCTGTTGAGCCCGGGGAGGTTGTCCACGCCGATGTGGGTCAGCAGCACAGAGTCGATTCTGTCCAGGTGTCGGACCAGTTTCCAGAAGCAGGACCGAGGATCAGAGCCGCCATTGACCAAAATGTTGAAACCGTTGACGGAGAAAAAGGCCGAGTCCCCCCTCCCACCAGGGAAGATGTAGCAACAGGGTCGGGACAACTTCAGAAACCCCACCGTGGAGGCGGGTTCCAGGAGGTCGAAGGGCGACTCTGGCTCCAGGGACTCAGAGAGGTACTCTGTAAACTCATGTAGACCCTCCATT encodes:
- the palm1a gene encoding paralemmin 1a isoform X1 codes for the protein MQVGETVCPQDRLHLLSEKRKWQSELENKRRQLEDDRRALQHMKMKAVREQWLLDGAASSGALDQDQDQARTRSLEETITRLENELLHLEAGGVSSGTLPAVEVKGRDDFEDDAPIPGFAEVNVNKSLMMKTPNEVEQLKRAMYSVEITVERDRVTGETRVLSTNTILPVDLSHQGVVVYEDERKVVHEMNGEDGVQPLSSSEVEQLIHKADEAFMMSPTSSMAASPPTVEVQEEAAPQLMPPVPVEATRLETSVDLQLSAAEASDENPVTMVFMGYQNVEDEDETKKVLGLQEMVKAELVLINDATTPSDEGKEEISLLPPALPRPPKPVEAEPPAEAAPEPEQPRAGATELKKEKRLCICCSIM
- the map1sa gene encoding microtubule-associated protein 1B is translated as MAAVAAATPATELGGGPGSATYGSVLPAVTDYSILVVVGALRSVDLLERLLLQIDAGVRCWAADLDVSVLDQQLKLFVSRHSAFLSEHVPGQRTLHHNGDVLDTQVVLNPALDFVCSEVQQLVSSPSKHKLLILAGQFEEDSGDLVLQTGRFSLNHLLHIFNEEEEKASDHPAAKTSLTLSCPAFGLWQDSGLRKNLQGFVDLQVNPPPCFPQMEGLHEFTEYLSESLEPESPFDLLEPASTVGFLKLSRPCCYIFPGGRGDSAFFSVNGFNILVNGGSDPRSCFWKLVRHLDRIDSVLLTHIGVDNLPGLNSLLLRKTVEQELSVESHAEEAQMRNLISPEIGVVFLNAPDRLGFPKENPSLLRSCDELALTLQHLQRLEIQAQTLSARAGAGIEPMILFQKMGVGRLELYVLNPLSGSKDLETLMEMWPNTSGPVADPPLPCLVSICALLVWHPFSPQEKIIRVLFPGCTPQAKILEGLRKINNLGFLKHPVVCLKDLEKPKNEKVKKTESSESIQMKGKDIRAGGSSRKDELGPADLKKKDVKLKPKGTSEAAPKEKKDGGDKPRIKDADLKSKLIKPVRKTAPKKEFLKEVKEEKTSVAEGGDKTQEAAKKEAPAAKLKKDTKPEPRRDGKKDVKADGSKSTKAGTKDLKKASGVATASTEVRKALGKSASLKRDVNLPKKAPAGSKNQKEAPLLKRLPPQTGRLEPDPSCETTEPSANGPKSNGGSTRESSEKVDGAAHLTEGGESGDSAAVGGHASTSNGHVSGPASPLGSHPKANGVAELSHLESAAAHDVDLCLVSPCEFQHPRTPESLQCPEDPSSTPSSEGDRPAAPPQQPRPDSDLLLSTEDMDSDDSDSLSPSRHPLPSYSHAGVQLAFDPPPAPIKDLPPLPSQPGACMADTESEGVNRNIKSAAAKNKRPTGSAPKLNLSGATFHNGKSRAGGPTGSSSFSTPAAARTAARASSSASRLTDPGGSVIHVDLAYLPSGRAAATVDAEFFRCLRSLHYIISGDDDVKPVAMRSILDALLEGKSSWPEVQVTLIPTFDSLPMHDWYQDAHSRLKELLITVLGSNSTVAMQEETFPACKVEF
- the misp gene encoding mitotic interactor and substrate of PLK1 translates to MDTPPRRWVLKPLSPVLQPSDLRTLSTGPDSSLDHLGFSAGGSSEVASSQQDPSSPEVVFQARHITVYQDAVNTSEECPPSNPSSPSSSSSGSQCGFYSFVEDPTSPEAELNEAWMVSPQRHAQLATLKMEKGFKLQTYANYRKPQSLFSESNGDSQYRVDRYAGVEALQEEEDKHLRKEIIRNQAPKRSLRPLEGSGVTSRTQQLSPAEPSTIDRESISFTAARQQFLKFEQDRKTSLLSPVSFCTTYVSPPPQPKENQENSAQAEEPRCQQSNVVDGPDSGLKGLSMEAEGDSSSTGRAGAGGLTAKYETPIEREIRLSQEREENLRRSRGLKISTEEIVEIKTKRLQSPLTPTKALPGLHQGVQVLQGHDKPELNEQKQQDLDPGDPESRVDLNAEDKRRGEGAQSGDTTDVSSPCCPHLHTEDTEFNIRVSDTRSVPEVQDTRSFHPGSVASHSSSPPMQAMDTPLSWREHLQLNGLQSRNAGAPNFIEQEIEEVLKREEELQELRDSSPPQVFSPAPLVNPRITEGHLQPTGQVTLSASHRPPKRMSSISLITAQPWTSSPPTATSIGGVRPAPPPVGGLTDTLLQDFEERRAQQKLEETSYAGILRLDHVNHEVVESTRVARHKNQRALLWEAGVFANQADQ
- the palm1a gene encoding paralemmin 1a isoform X2 encodes the protein MQVGETVCPQDRLHLLSEKRKWQSELENKRRQLEDDRRALQHMKMKAVREQWLLDGAASSGALDQDQDQARTRSLEETITRLENELLHLEAGGVSSGTLPAVEVKGRDDFEDDAPIPEVNVNKSLMMKTPNEVEQLKRAMYSVEITVERDRVTGETRVLSTNTILPVDLSHQGVVVYEDERKVVHEMNGEDGVQPLSSSEVEQLIHKADEAFMMSPTSSMAASPPTVEVQEEAAPQLMPPVPVEATRLETSVDLQLSAAEASDENPVTMVFMGYQNVEDEDETKKVLGLQEMVKAELVLINDATTPSDEGKEEISLLPPALPRPPKPVEAEPPAEAAPEPEQPRAGATELKKEKRLCICCSIM